The genomic segment ATCGTCCGCGATGCTTTATGCTCGAGGCCCGCGGAGTTCGTGCCGCGTTCATCGGGTTCCCGTATGAAAACGAGATCCGCTATCGGTTTTCGAAGATATATGTCGATGCATGCCGCGACGCATCCGGGGCAGATGTCCGCGTGCTTTGTCTTCATCAATGCATCGAGGGAGCGACGTGCGGCCCGGGCAACTTCACATTCCGGCTCGGCGCCGATGTGATCCGCGCCGCCGACGTGCCGAGGGACGCGGCAGTGGTACTGAGTGGACACATTCACCGCCACCAGGTACTGCAACTGCCCGGGCGCCCGCCGGCGATATATGCGGGGTCGGTCGAGCGGACGTCCTTCGCGGAGGAGCCGGAAACAAAAGGCTTCGTCGTGCTGCACTTGACACGAGCCGGTCTCGAAAATTTCGAGTTCCGGCCGCTTCCCGCGCGCCCCATGGTCACCAGGACGATCTCCTTTGATGGTATTGCGATACCGGAAGTCCACGCTCGAGTTGCGGCGGCCGTCGAATCGACTCCGGACGACGCTGTTGTGCAGATCAAGGTCGTTGGGGTGATCCCCGCAGTCCTTAATGCCGCGATGCTGCGGTCGGTTGCCGGCGCTCGCACCGTGACGCTGGCGTATCGCCGAGCGGACCGAGAGGCAACCAGGAACTGTTTTGGGACGAGAGCAATTGGCAGCTCTCGAGCAGTCCCTGCCATGACAGAAAAACGGTCTCAAGGGATCACAGGTGGGGGCGAGGGACGGGATAGATGACACGCGATTCCGCGGTCTTCAAGCTGCCGTCGGTGCAGTCGCTCAATTGAATGATTCGTGATCGCGCCTTCAGATTCGACCGCACCTCGACGTACGCGAACGATAGCCTGTCGATAAAACTGGGGAAGTTCTTTCCTCTCCTGGCCGCCTCCGCGGCGCGGAAGGATAGGTAAAATTGGCTGCCTTTTGCGGCGGTTCCTTCGCGGGTTGCGCCGCTTCAGTCCACTTGTCCAGCTTCCGATAAAAGCCAATTGTTAACTTCGGGGCTTCGGCCCCAGCTAAGCAGCATTTTATAGCCAACCTGTGTTCCCGGATCCAGTTTTCTTGCTCACCTACCAGGAAACGGGGTGGACGCCCCCGAGTTTTACGAGGACAGGAATCCTGGCCTTACTTTAAACGCTGAGCGTCCTTTCCATCCCAGCCCGAGTAAAGCACTTTCAAGACTTCTGGTAAACGTTTCCCCCAAGACGCGGCATCATGCTTTCCGCCTTCATCTACAACAAAGACAATGCGCGATTTTGGCGCGTTCTGCTTGACCGCAGCTACCAAGCGATCGTGCAGGGCGCGGCCCTGGTTTACAATTGTCTTGTCAGGGCTTTCTTCACTCCCGACTCCTATACTGATAATCGCCGGCCAATGCTTGCACGACTCGCAATCCTTCAAGAGCCGATTGTCGGGCCCAATCCAAAGAGGCGTGCTTTCAAGCAGGAGTCGGCCAAATGCATTCGGCATTTTTATGGCGCAATAAAGGGCACAAGTTGCTCCAAAGGAGAATCCACCAAGACTCGTGTGAGAAGCACCAGTCCGGGTCCGATAGGTGTGGTTGATCAGCGGCATCACCTCTTTGCTCAGAAACAGAGGATAGAGTTGACCCTGGGGATGAGGAGGATCCGGCTCATACGTCATTCCGGGAAATCCAGTGTCGGGATAAGGCAGAAACTCATTTGCCCGGTCGGCGGCGGGATTCTTTGATTCCAGCGTTGAGCCGCCATTATCGATTCCCACGACAATCATGGGCGGTAGGGCGCCAGCCCGGATAAGTGGCTCGATGATCGCTTTGATGTTAATGGCCCTTGGCGAAAACGTCGCGATTCCATCGTGGAAGTAAAGGACCGGATAATGGCGCTCGCGATTCACCGGCTCTGTGTAGCCAGCAGGAAGTAGCACGCGCAGGCTGCGGGTGTTGTGGAAAATCTTGCTCTTCAGGACGACCAAGTCGATGCTGGGGTCGGGCGGCGGCCCCTGCGTATCCAACAGCAACACAGCGAGGGATACGAGTAAACAGTTCACAAGCAGTTTCATGTCAATTCCCCGTCGGACAGGAACACCATTTCCTCGAACCCCCCAGATTATTCAATAGCCTCTTATACTAGACGTAAAGGCAACACCTCCGGCCAAAAAAGAAGGAGGGACGGTCGCCAGTGTCCCCACCGTTTGGAGCCGTGGAGTTTGCGGCGGAA from the Terriglobia bacterium genome contains:
- a CDS encoding metallophosphoesterase; amino-acid sequence: MRVLFVSDTHLGFDLPSRPRVVRRRRGEDFFRNFERALEPARAGEVDVVVHGGDLFYRSRVPAWLVEAALEPLKRIASSGVPVVLVPGNHERARIPYPLLALHPHLHIFDRPRCFMLEARGVRAAFIGFPYENEIRYRFSKIYVDACRDASGADVRVLCLHQCIEGATCGPGNFTFRLGADVIRAADVPRDAAVVLSGHIHRHQVLQLPGRPPAIYAGSVERTSFAEEPETKGFVVLHLTRAGLENFEFRPLPARPMVTRTISFDGIAIPEVHARVAAAVESTPDDAVVQIKVVGVIPAVLNAAMLRSVAGARTVTLAYRRADREATRNCFGTRAIGSSRAVPAMTEKRSQGITGGGEGRDR